From one Prochlorococcus marinus str. MIT 0912 genomic stretch:
- a CDS encoding S41 family peptidase yields the protein MLKRLLKIFLLIAVFPSPSLSFQANSSTLITNNPKEIIDQVWQIIYRDFLDYSGKYKAENWIKLRKEILSTKYFDTSDAYIAIKDMLKGLDDPYTRFLDPKEFNEMRIDTTGELMGVGIQISLDEVTNQIVVVSPIEGTPASLAGIKPKDIIVSIDGKPIEGLSIDSTVKLIRGKKGTKVELGIVRGDKLLNVSLIRDRIEINVVDSRINNTVLGAKIGYLRLKQFNAKSPKEMSLSINKLEKQQPFGYVLDLRSNPGGLLEASIEIARQWINTGIIVSTKTKDGITDIRKATSRALTNRPVVVLIDEGSASASEILSGAIKDNKRGVLVGAKTFGKGLVQSVRSLSDGSGLTVTVAKYLTPSGKDINKNGIEPDIRVDLLLNDKNRLTNSDLGTLKDSQYVAAENILLKKFKVEGDKNSYNPLKSNLGYALKK from the coding sequence ATGTTGAAAAGATTGTTAAAAATATTTTTATTAATCGCTGTTTTCCCTTCGCCATCTCTTTCCTTCCAGGCTAATTCTTCTACTTTAATTACCAATAATCCAAAGGAAATTATTGATCAGGTCTGGCAAATTATATATCGTGACTTTTTGGATTATTCAGGAAAATATAAGGCAGAAAATTGGATTAAATTAAGAAAGGAAATACTATCAACCAAATATTTTGATACTAGCGATGCATATATTGCCATAAAAGATATGTTGAAAGGATTAGATGATCCTTATACAAGATTTTTAGACCCTAAAGAATTTAATGAGATGAGAATAGATACAACGGGTGAATTAATGGGAGTAGGTATTCAAATTTCTCTAGATGAAGTTACTAATCAAATTGTTGTTGTGTCACCAATAGAAGGAACTCCAGCTTCTCTAGCAGGAATAAAACCTAAAGATATAATTGTATCCATAGATGGTAAACCTATTGAAGGTCTGAGTATAGATAGTACCGTTAAACTTATTCGAGGAAAAAAAGGAACGAAGGTTGAACTAGGTATTGTTAGAGGCGATAAGTTATTAAATGTTTCATTAATACGGGATAGAATTGAAATTAATGTAGTAGATAGTCGAATAAATAATACAGTTCTAGGTGCGAAAATTGGTTATCTAAGGTTGAAACAATTCAATGCAAAATCTCCAAAAGAAATGAGTTTATCGATTAATAAATTAGAAAAACAACAACCTTTTGGTTATGTATTAGACCTTAGAAGTAACCCTGGTGGTTTGCTTGAGGCAAGCATTGAAATAGCTAGACAATGGATAAATACAGGAATAATTGTTAGTACTAAAACAAAAGATGGTATTACTGATATTAGGAAAGCAACAAGTAGAGCACTAACTAACAGACCAGTTGTTGTCTTAATTGATGAAGGATCTGCAAGTGCTAGTGAGATTCTCTCTGGAGCAATTAAAGATAATAAAAGAGGAGTATTGGTTGGGGCAAAGACTTTTGGTAAAGGACTGGTTCAGTCTGTCAGGTCTCTTTCTGATGGATCAGGCCTAACAGTTACAGTCGCTAAATATCTAACACCAAGTGGTAAAGATATTAATAAGAATGGAATAGAACCTGATATTAGAGTAGATCTTTTGTTAAATGACAAGAATAGGTTAACAAATTCAGATCTAGGAACTTTAAAAGATAGTCAATATGTTGCGGCTGAAAATATATTACTGAAAAAGTTTAAAGTTGAAGGTGATAAAAATTCTTATAACCCCTTGAAATCTAATTTAGGTTACGCCCTAAAAAAATAG
- a CDS encoding DUF1543 domain-containing protein: MTVSLFVVVLGGRSLKSNIEIHDVRWVLGETIEDTFPDLRKQWLGKKRGLHIDSYKCIKYVDGYEIVISKSNKDSLISPRIEDLSLWFVNLGGYNPKKMYEEHEFNLVVARQAIEAKKKAKESWESNLKKIHNDDYSGINHLEQVDDLHPIKIKNWEINLIPDPEERSEKLIPDWYGYRRIDKF, encoded by the coding sequence ATGACTGTATCCCTTTTTGTTGTAGTATTAGGGGGAAGAAGTTTAAAAAGTAATATAGAAATACACGATGTAAGATGGGTCTTAGGTGAAACAATTGAGGATACATTTCCTGATCTTAGGAAACAATGGTTAGGGAAAAAGAGAGGGCTTCATATTGATAGTTATAAGTGTATTAAATATGTTGATGGATATGAAATAGTTATATCTAAATCCAATAAAGATAGTTTAATTAGTCCACGAATAGAAGATTTATCACTTTGGTTTGTTAATTTAGGCGGGTACAATCCAAAAAAGATGTACGAAGAACACGAATTCAATCTAGTTGTTGCAAGACAAGCTATTGAAGCAAAGAAAAAAGCCAAAGAAAGTTGGGAATCAAATCTAAAAAAAATACATAATGATGACTACTCAGGTATTAATCATTTGGAACAAGTTGATGATTTGCATCCTATAAAAATAAAGAATTGGGAAATAAATTTAATACCAGATCCAGAAGAAAGAAGTGAGAAACTTATTCCTGACTGGTATGGATATAGGAGAATTGATAAGTTTTAA
- a CDS encoding pyridoxal phosphate-dependent aminotransferase: MTDNSQISIRALSIKPSLTLEISAKAKALKAEGKNICSLSAGEPDFDTPEFIIDATLRALKNGKTRYGPAAGDPELREAIAQKQSIINKVPTKTDNVLVTNGGKQAIYNLFQVVLNPGDEVLIPAPYWLSYPEITLLAGAKPIKIKSSTKDNFKIDINSLEENVTEKTRLLIINSPSNPTGCVLTEQEINTISEFLRRHPRIFLMSDEIYEFLISPNQVHHSFAKIAPDLKNRIFTVNGFAKAWAMTGWRIGYLTGNTEVIKKAIALQSQSTSNVCSFAQKGAIAALQGSKDCVHEMAEIYNKRRLLITERLKKIKNISFVPPTGAFYVFPEINLEDIDSISFCKLALEKVGLAIVPGIAFGDDKCIRISYSSSNEMINDGIDRLERLLNDF, encoded by the coding sequence ATGACTGACAATTCACAGATATCTATAAGAGCTCTCTCCATAAAACCGTCTCTAACTCTTGAGATCAGTGCAAAAGCTAAAGCTTTAAAAGCCGAAGGAAAAAACATTTGTAGTTTAAGCGCTGGAGAACCTGATTTCGATACTCCAGAATTTATTATCGATGCCACTCTAAGAGCATTAAAAAATGGAAAAACTCGTTATGGACCTGCTGCTGGAGATCCAGAATTAAGAGAAGCCATTGCCCAAAAACAATCAATTATTAATAAAGTTCCCACAAAAACAGACAATGTTTTGGTAACAAATGGAGGAAAACAAGCAATATACAATTTATTTCAAGTGGTTTTAAATCCTGGAGATGAAGTCCTCATACCTGCACCATATTGGCTTAGTTATCCAGAGATAACCCTTTTAGCTGGTGCCAAGCCAATTAAAATTAAATCTTCAACTAAAGATAATTTCAAAATAGATATCAATTCTCTAGAAGAAAACGTAACTGAAAAAACAAGGTTACTAATTATCAACTCTCCAAGTAATCCAACAGGCTGCGTTTTAACCGAGCAAGAAATAAATACTATTTCTGAGTTTTTAAGAAGACATCCAAGAATTTTTTTAATGAGTGATGAAATTTATGAATTTCTTATTTCTCCAAATCAAGTTCATCACAGTTTCGCAAAAATAGCACCAGATTTAAAAAATAGAATCTTCACAGTCAACGGTTTTGCCAAAGCTTGGGCAATGACTGGCTGGAGGATTGGATACCTAACAGGAAATACAGAGGTAATAAAGAAAGCCATTGCTTTACAAAGTCAAAGTACAAGCAATGTATGTAGTTTTGCTCAAAAAGGAGCTATTGCCGCACTTCAGGGCTCAAAAGATTGTGTTCATGAAATGGCAGAAATTTATAACAAACGGAGGTTATTGATAACGGAAAGACTAAAAAAAATAAAAAATATTTCTTTTGTCCCTCCTACTGGAGCTTTCTATGTTTTCCCAGAAATTAATCTAGAGGATATCGATTCAATAAGTTTCTGTAAATTGGCACTAGAAAAGGTTGGCCTAGCAATAGTTCCAGGGATTGCTTTCGGAGATGACAAATGCATAAGAATCTCATATTCATCTTCAAATGAAATGATCAACGATGGAATTGATAGATTAGAAAGACTATTAAATGATTTTTAA
- a CDS encoding VOC family protein: MKINFVIASENPKELSEFYAKINSDKANKGFNTTHYFISLSNQSKIHFYRPNENHEWQRKGNSTSLCFQSEPSENPSKFLERWISEILEIGGRAIGLPKRAEFGSEQWVLDPEGNKFLILVPYLYKGSDMEALM, translated from the coding sequence ATGAAAATAAACTTTGTGATTGCTTCTGAAAACCCTAAAGAATTGTCAGAATTTTATGCAAAGATCAACTCTGACAAGGCAAATAAAGGTTTTAATACAACTCATTATTTTATTTCATTAAGTAATCAATCCAAAATACATTTTTATCGACCTAATGAAAATCATGAATGGCAAAGGAAAGGAAACTCAACATCATTGTGTTTTCAATCAGAGCCGTCTGAAAATCCATCAAAGTTTCTTGAAAGGTGGATATCTGAAATTTTGGAAATTGGAGGTAGGGCTATTGGGCTACCAAAACGGGCTGAGTTTGGATCTGAGCAATGGGTGCTTGATCCAGAAGGCAATAAATTCTTAATTTTGGTGCCCTATCTTTATAAAGGATCAGATATGGAAGCTCTAATGTGA
- a CDS encoding TPM domain-containing protein — translation MFSMVGRAYAYDNPELLPKEQTPIIDLAKTLSEKQKSDLENSLNSYEKETGWKIRVLSQYEKTPGLAVKEYWNLDETSLLIIADPRGGNLLSFNVGDAYFALMPRIFWVELQTRFGNQFYVRDNGEDGSILASIQAVETCLDRGGCEVVPGLPQEQWQWTLLTSLLGGIIAGFAASPRKENESFSIGWLLLLSPLWIMLFGIFGIAPVVTRTNDILPLMRNILGFIGSAIGAYLIAERKFKDTDLNKQS, via the coding sequence ATGTTTTCAATGGTAGGGAGAGCATATGCTTACGATAATCCTGAACTATTACCAAAAGAACAAACACCCATAATCGATCTTGCAAAAACTCTGAGTGAGAAACAAAAATCAGACTTGGAGAACTCACTAAATTCTTATGAAAAAGAAACCGGTTGGAAAATAAGGGTTTTGTCGCAATATGAAAAAACCCCTGGTTTAGCAGTCAAAGAATATTGGAATCTTGATGAAACAAGTTTACTTATAATCGCTGATCCAAGAGGCGGAAATTTACTGAGTTTTAATGTTGGAGATGCTTATTTTGCACTAATGCCAAGAATTTTTTGGGTGGAATTACAAACCAGGTTTGGCAACCAATTTTACGTAAGAGATAATGGAGAAGACGGTTCAATCTTAGCTTCAATACAAGCTGTAGAGACCTGTTTAGATCGTGGTGGTTGTGAAGTTGTACCTGGCTTACCCCAAGAACAATGGCAATGGACTTTATTGACCTCTTTGTTGGGAGGGATTATTGCAGGTTTCGCAGCGTCACCAAGAAAAGAAAATGAATCATTTTCAATAGGATGGCTTTTGCTCCTTTCCCCACTTTGGATAATGTTATTTGGAATTTTTGGCATTGCTCCTGTCGTAACTAGAACTAATGACATTTTGCCTTTAATGAGAAACATTTTGGGATTTATAGGCTCTGCCATTGGTGCTTATTTGATTGCAGAAAGAAAATTTAAGGATACTGATTTAAACAAGCAAAGTTAG
- the ispG gene encoding (E)-4-hydroxy-3-methylbut-2-enyl-diphosphate synthase, which translates to MIATLEKNMEGNNLSQRYSTRIIRRNTRAVMVGDIGIGGDNPVRVQSMINEDTMDIEGSTAAIRRLHEVGCEIVRLTVPTLASAKAVGEIKKLLASTYKPVPLVADVHHNGMKIALEVAKHVDKVRINPGLFVFEKPDPNRTEFTQDEIDVIKQKIIQKFEPIVNTLKEQNKALRIGVNHGSLSERMLFAYGDTPFGMVESAMEFIRICHSLDFHNIIISMKASRAPVMLAAYRMMADKMDKEGFNYPLHLGVTEAGDGDYGRIKSTVGIGTLLSEGIGDTIRVSLTEAPEKEIPVAYSILQAVGLRKTMVEYISCPSCGRTLFNLEEVVAKVREATQHLTGLDIAVMGCIVNGPGEMADADYGYVGKGVGTIALYRNRDEIKRVPEEEGVQALVDLIKDDGKWVDP; encoded by the coding sequence ATGATTGCGACCCTGGAAAAGAATATGGAAGGAAATAATCTCTCTCAGCGATATAGCACCAGAATTATTCGTAGAAATACTAGAGCCGTAATGGTTGGTGATATTGGCATCGGTGGTGATAACCCAGTGCGTGTCCAGTCAATGATTAATGAGGATACGATGGATATTGAGGGCTCAACGGCCGCAATAAGGAGATTGCATGAAGTTGGATGTGAGATTGTCAGATTAACTGTTCCAACTCTTGCAAGTGCAAAAGCTGTGGGGGAAATTAAGAAACTTTTAGCTAGCACTTATAAGCCAGTTCCTTTAGTTGCGGATGTTCACCATAATGGGATGAAAATAGCTTTAGAAGTTGCTAAGCATGTAGATAAAGTTCGAATAAACCCTGGTTTATTCGTTTTTGAAAAACCTGATCCAAATAGAACTGAATTTACTCAAGATGAAATTGATGTAATTAAACAGAAAATAATACAAAAATTTGAACCAATTGTTAATACTTTAAAAGAGCAAAATAAGGCTCTAAGAATAGGCGTTAATCATGGCTCTTTGTCAGAAAGAATGTTATTTGCTTATGGAGATACTCCTTTTGGAATGGTTGAATCGGCTATGGAATTTATTCGAATATGTCATTCATTAGATTTTCACAATATTATAATTTCGATGAAGGCTTCTCGAGCTCCAGTGATGCTTGCTGCTTATAGAATGATGGCTGACAAAATGGACAAAGAGGGATTTAATTATCCTTTGCATTTGGGAGTAACGGAAGCAGGTGATGGGGATTATGGAAGAATTAAAAGTACGGTCGGTATAGGTACTTTATTATCCGAAGGTATTGGAGATACAATAAGAGTTTCTTTAACCGAGGCACCTGAAAAGGAAATACCAGTCGCATATTCGATTTTACAAGCTGTTGGTTTGAGAAAGACTATGGTTGAATACATAAGTTGTCCTAGCTGTGGTAGAACATTATTTAATTTAGAGGAAGTAGTAGCGAAAGTTAGAGAGGCTACTCAACATTTAACTGGTCTAGATATAGCCGTAATGGGTTGCATCGTTAATGGCCCAGGAGAAATGGCAGATGCAGACTATGGTTATGTAGGTAAAGGTGTTGGAACCATTGCTCTTTATAGAAATAGAGATGAAATTAAGAGGGTACCTGAGGAAGAAGGTGTTCAGGCCTTAGTTGATTTAATTAAAGATGATGGTAAATGGGTAGACCCTTAA
- the aroB gene encoding 3-dehydroquinate synthase produces the protein MNKDNLHIKVSLTNNPYEIIIGKNSLEYIGDELCKIGFRQGLKVLVVSNKEVSEHYGDCIIKSLIKSKYNPKLLILKAGEDQKNQSSIDLIHDAAYEARLERGSLMIALGGGVIGDMTGFAAATWLRGIHVVQIPTTLLAMVDASIGGKTGINHSKGKNLIGAFHQPKLVLIDPKTLFTLPSREFKAGMAEIIKYGVISDIELFELLEREDNISDLSKIKEKLLIEIIKRSAKSKADIVVKDEKESGVRAFLNYGHTLGHVIETLCGYGKWLHGEAVAMGMVAVGQLAVQKGLWREIDAKRQENLIEKAGLPSKWPELEIESVLSALQGDKKVKNGKVTFVMPLKIGDVKLFNNISNKEINECLQKLS, from the coding sequence GTGAATAAAGACAACCTCCATATTAAAGTCTCTTTAACTAACAACCCATACGAAATTATTATAGGAAAAAACAGTCTTGAATACATAGGAGATGAGCTATGTAAGATTGGTTTTCGACAAGGACTAAAAGTACTAGTCGTATCTAACAAGGAAGTCTCCGAACATTATGGTGATTGCATAATTAAAAGTCTGATTAAAAGTAAATACAATCCAAAACTTTTAATATTAAAAGCAGGAGAAGATCAAAAGAATCAATCTTCTATAGATTTAATCCACGATGCGGCATATGAGGCGAGATTAGAAAGAGGATCATTAATGATTGCCCTTGGAGGTGGCGTGATTGGTGACATGACTGGTTTTGCAGCAGCTACTTGGTTGCGTGGAATTCATGTAGTCCAAATTCCTACAACATTACTTGCCATGGTTGATGCTTCTATTGGTGGTAAAACAGGTATAAATCATTCGAAAGGTAAAAATCTTATAGGTGCTTTTCATCAACCTAAATTGGTATTAATAGACCCTAAAACATTATTTACTCTCCCCTCAAGAGAGTTCAAAGCAGGTATGGCTGAAATAATAAAGTATGGAGTTATATCAGACATAGAACTATTCGAACTTCTTGAGAGGGAGGATAATATTTCTGATCTTTCAAAAATAAAAGAGAAGCTACTAATAGAAATAATTAAGCGCTCTGCTAAATCTAAAGCAGATATTGTTGTAAAAGATGAAAAGGAAAGTGGAGTTAGAGCTTTTTTAAATTATGGACATACACTTGGCCACGTTATAGAAACTCTATGTGGGTATGGTAAATGGCTTCATGGTGAGGCAGTAGCAATGGGTATGGTTGCAGTCGGTCAACTAGCGGTTCAGAAAGGACTTTGGAGAGAAATTGACGCAAAAAGACAGGAAAATTTAATAGAGAAAGCAGGTTTACCATCAAAGTGGCCAGAGCTTGAAATAGAAAGTGTTCTTAGCGCACTTCAAGGAGACAAAAAAGTGAAAAACGGCAAAGTGACTTTCGTTATGCCCTTAAAAATTGGTGATGTGAAATTATTTAATAATATTTCTAATAAAGAAATAAATGAATGCTTGCAAAAACTTAGCTAA
- the nadA gene encoding quinolinate synthase NadA codes for MTVSNKRKTLIDEINFLRKKRNAIILAHYYQEPAIQDVADFIGDSLELSRKASETNADVIVFCGVHFMAETAKILCPNKTVLLPDFDAGCTLADDCQPEDFQKFLDKHPDHFAISYINCSAAVKAKSDLICTSSNAVDLVNKLPKDLPILFSPDRNLGRWVERQSGRKLTLWPGRCLVHETFNEESLIQLKIKNPTAEVLAHPECQENLLDLADFIGSTSKLLNYSQSSENDKFIVLTEPGIIHQMRLTDPLKTYIEVPGLDGCSCNECPYMRMNTLEKVLNCLKEMNPELHMDEQIRSMAYKPLKKMLDMSN; via the coding sequence ATAACAGTCTCAAATAAAAGAAAAACTCTCATAGATGAGATCAATTTTTTGCGTAAAAAAAGAAACGCAATAATTCTTGCTCATTACTACCAAGAGCCTGCGATTCAGGATGTTGCTGATTTTATTGGAGATTCACTTGAATTATCCCGAAAAGCCTCTGAGACAAATGCAGACGTAATTGTTTTTTGTGGCGTTCATTTCATGGCTGAGACAGCAAAGATCTTATGCCCAAATAAGACTGTTCTTCTTCCTGATTTTGATGCTGGTTGCACACTCGCAGATGATTGCCAACCAGAGGACTTCCAAAAATTCTTAGACAAACATCCCGATCACTTTGCTATCAGCTATATAAATTGCAGTGCAGCAGTAAAAGCAAAAAGTGACTTAATTTGTACAAGTAGTAATGCAGTTGATCTGGTAAACAAATTACCCAAAGATCTACCAATTTTATTTTCACCAGATAGGAATCTTGGTAGATGGGTTGAACGTCAGAGCGGTCGAAAATTAACTTTATGGCCTGGGAGATGTTTAGTACATGAGACTTTTAATGAAGAATCTCTTATACAGTTAAAGATAAAGAACCCAACCGCTGAAGTTCTTGCTCATCCAGAATGTCAGGAGAATCTATTAGATTTAGCAGATTTCATAGGTTCAACAAGCAAATTGCTTAATTACTCTCAAAGTAGTGAGAATGATAAATTTATAGTTCTTACTGAACCAGGCATAATACATCAAATGAGATTAACAGACCCTTTAAAGACATATATCGAAGTACCTGGACTAGATGGATGTAGTTGCAATGAATGTCCATACATGAGAATGAATACATTAGAAAAAGTATTAAATTGTCTAAAAGAAATGAATCCGGAGTTACACATGGACGAACAAATTAGATCAATGGCCTACAAGCCGCTAAAAAAAATGTTGGATATGAGCAATTAA
- a CDS encoding uracil-DNA glycosylase, translated as MIKDLPPYNDVSEVCDSINPINKIVVSRGKPFAKLMIIGEAPGAKEEELGEPFVGRSGKLLDKLLQNAGIDINQDVYFCNVVKCRPPQNRRPTKTEIQEHLPWLFQQIKLLNPRVIVLVGATALEAILKIKSRISIYRGKWIDWEGKLVMPVFHPSYLLRNPSKEEGKPLSLTKSDFLKIKEKIDFL; from the coding sequence GTGATCAAAGATCTCCCCCCTTATAATGACGTTTCTGAAGTTTGTGATTCAATCAATCCCATAAACAAAATCGTTGTATCAAGGGGGAAACCTTTCGCTAAATTGATGATTATTGGAGAAGCTCCAGGAGCAAAGGAGGAGGAGTTAGGAGAGCCTTTTGTAGGAAGGTCTGGAAAATTACTTGATAAATTACTTCAAAATGCTGGGATTGATATCAACCAGGATGTTTATTTTTGCAACGTGGTCAAATGTAGACCACCGCAAAATAGACGCCCAACTAAGACTGAAATACAAGAACATCTTCCATGGTTATTTCAACAAATAAAACTTTTAAATCCTAGAGTAATAGTCTTAGTTGGAGCAACAGCATTAGAAGCAATTTTGAAAATCAAGTCTCGTATTAGTATCTACAGGGGCAAATGGATTGATTGGGAGGGCAAACTTGTGATGCCTGTTTTCCACCCATCTTATTTACTTAGGAATCCATCTAAAGAGGAAGGAAAACCCTTGAGCCTGACTAAATCGGATTTTTTAAAAATTAAAGAAAAAATTGATTTTTTATAA
- a CDS encoding TIGR04168 family protein, with translation MRIAIAGDLHGSWSQDDLDLLLELNPDGVLFVGDLSDGDLRIVRAINKISIPTSVILGNHDRGRDGSGDVLRAQLDLLGEKNCAWNLSKWGLNELSVVGARPCSGGGGFFLTSEVKSVFGEVSLDESVFRIVSAAKSAPLDCPLLILAHSGPVGLGSESSSLCGRDWKLPSMDWGDKDLGIAIDQIRKFRVPELVVFGHTHHQLRIGGNRTRKTFAQDLWGTSYLNAACVPRRGIDSAGENLCHFSWVEFSNGKLVHVSHRWFRNDASIAYKEILLNQNN, from the coding sequence ATCCGAATTGCTATCGCTGGGGATTTACATGGGTCATGGAGTCAGGATGATCTGGATTTGCTTTTGGAACTTAATCCTGATGGTGTTTTATTTGTTGGCGACTTGTCAGATGGTGATTTAAGAATTGTTCGGGCAATAAATAAAATCTCTATTCCCACTTCAGTAATACTTGGAAATCATGATAGAGGGAGAGATGGATCAGGCGATGTTTTAAGAGCTCAATTGGATTTGTTAGGTGAAAAAAATTGTGCATGGAATTTATCAAAATGGGGATTAAATGAACTTTCTGTTGTTGGAGCTAGACCTTGCAGTGGTGGGGGAGGATTTTTCTTAACATCAGAAGTTAAATCTGTATTCGGGGAGGTCAGCCTTGATGAATCTGTCTTTAGGATCGTTTCTGCCGCCAAGTCTGCACCATTAGATTGTCCTTTATTAATACTTGCTCATTCCGGGCCAGTTGGCCTTGGATCAGAATCTTCTAGCCTTTGTGGAAGAGATTGGAAATTGCCATCTATGGATTGGGGCGATAAAGATCTTGGTATCGCAATTGATCAAATTCGTAAATTTAGGGTTCCAGAATTAGTCGTTTTTGGCCACACTCATCATCAATTAAGAATTGGGGGGAATCGAACTAGAAAAACTTTTGCTCAAGATCTATGGGGAACTTCATATTTGAATGCAGCGTGTGTTCCAAGAAGAGGTATTGATTCTGCAGGTGAGAATTTATGTCATTTCTCTTGGGTTGAGTTCTCTAATGGCAAACTTGTTCATGTATCTCACAGATGGTTTAGGAATGATGCATCAATTGCCTATAAAGAGATTTTATTAAACCAAAATAACTAG
- a CDS encoding class I SAM-dependent methyltransferase, with protein MIDPTARCPEWLVDRIINSGGSISFHKYMDLVLNDCENGFYSTGRLNIGKDGDFCTSPSLGNDFARLLAIQVVDWLLDLEKSGIKFELFSLVEIGPGEGTLARDLVLAIAELAPALITKIELVLVELNIGMRERQEKVVNNLEGVNYRWSNIEDLILRPVTGVVIANEVLDAFPVERLVFTESEVFRQGVTLRKINNEYFLEFVDLKLNSEIINFLKESKSLLNIDFPPKDICNRWITEWHCDLPSWFEKLSKVLINGSLLVVDYAMESNRYYNVMRKDGTLISYRNQEANPNVLKDAGLCDLTAHLCIESTINYALTNGWKFIGETRQGQALLALGLSSFLYSLQNPSTNNLSAALNRRESLLRLVDPMGLGEFRWLAFQKDNSDDLVLGNRFLKEPIS; from the coding sequence ATGATTGACCCGACCGCGAGATGTCCTGAATGGTTGGTTGATCGAATCATTAACAGTGGCGGTTCAATTAGTTTCCACAAATATATGGATTTGGTTTTAAATGATTGTGAAAATGGATTTTACTCAACAGGAAGATTGAATATTGGGAAGGATGGAGACTTTTGTACCTCTCCATCATTGGGAAATGATTTTGCACGTTTATTAGCTATTCAAGTTGTTGATTGGCTTCTTGATTTAGAAAAATCAGGAATTAAATTCGAATTATTTTCTCTTGTTGAGATTGGGCCAGGAGAGGGTACTTTAGCAAGAGATTTGGTATTGGCTATTGCTGAATTAGCACCTGCTTTAATCACTAAAATAGAGCTTGTTTTAGTTGAATTAAATATAGGGATGAGAGAACGACAAGAAAAAGTAGTTAATAATTTGGAGGGAGTTAATTATCGCTGGAGTAACATAGAAGATCTTATTTTAAGGCCAGTAACAGGTGTAGTTATTGCTAATGAAGTTTTAGATGCTTTCCCAGTAGAGAGATTGGTCTTTACCGAAAGTGAGGTTTTTAGACAAGGAGTTACTTTGAGAAAAATTAATAATGAATATTTTTTAGAGTTTGTTGACCTCAAGCTCAATTCTGAGATTATTAATTTTTTAAAAGAATCTAAAAGTCTTTTAAATATTGATTTCCCACCAAAAGATATTTGTAATAGATGGATAACTGAGTGGCATTGTGATCTTCCTAGTTGGTTTGAAAAATTGTCTAAGGTTTTAATAAATGGCTCATTACTAGTTGTCGACTATGCGATGGAATCGAATCGCTATTACAACGTAATGAGAAAAGACGGTACGCTTATATCCTATAGAAATCAAGAAGCAAATCCTAATGTTTTAAAAGATGCTGGCTTGTGTGATTTAACAGCTCATTTATGTATCGAATCAACCATTAACTATGCCCTGACTAATGGATGGAAGTTTATCGGTGAGACTAGGCAGGGACAAGCTCTCTTGGCATTAGGACTTTCAAGTTTTCTTTATTCTCTTCAAAATCCAAGCACTAATAATCTATCAGCAGCATTAAATCGAAGAGAGTCTTTATTGAGACTTGTAGATCCCATGGGACTGGGGGAATTTAGGTGGTTGGCTTTCCAGAAGGATAATAGTGATGATCTGGTTTTAGGGAATCGTTTTCTTAAGGAGCCAATTAGCTAA